One part of the Halopenitus persicus genome encodes these proteins:
- a CDS encoding PspA/IM30 family protein has protein sequence MGILSRASYVIRSKVNSLLNRAEDPTETLDYSYEQMRDELQDVKQGIADLTTQKKRLEIQKRRLEENVEKHNRQAREAVQQDRDDLARQALEKKNSKMQQIEEIEGQIAELQSTQDSLVEKKNELQSRIEEFRTKKETMKARYEAAEASTRVSEAMTGVGDEMEDVGRAIERAEDRTDEMEARSQAMDELQDTGAFDDALSDKDSIDRELEEVSSDREVEAELETLKSEAGAVGNGDGSGSTEDVEAELSDLEAEVEGSDSGAADTDTEVDVETEDVETEDVEAENVDAENR, from the coding sequence ATGGGGATCCTCTCACGCGCCTCGTACGTCATCCGCTCGAAGGTGAACTCCCTCCTCAACCGGGCGGAGGACCCGACCGAGACGCTCGACTACTCCTACGAACAGATGCGCGACGAGCTCCAGGACGTCAAACAGGGGATCGCCGACCTGACCACCCAGAAGAAACGGCTGGAGATCCAGAAACGCCGCCTCGAGGAGAACGTCGAGAAGCACAACCGCCAGGCCCGCGAGGCCGTCCAACAGGACCGCGACGACCTGGCGCGACAGGCCCTCGAGAAGAAGAACTCCAAGATGCAACAGATCGAGGAGATCGAGGGCCAGATCGCCGAGCTCCAGTCCACCCAGGACTCGCTCGTCGAGAAGAAAAACGAGCTCCAGAGCCGGATCGAGGAGTTCCGGACGAAAAAGGAGACGATGAAGGCGCGCTACGAGGCGGCGGAGGCGTCCACGCGCGTCTCCGAGGCGATGACCGGCGTCGGCGACGAGATGGAGGACGTCGGACGGGCGATCGAGCGCGCCGAGGACCGGACCGACGAGATGGAGGCGCGGTCGCAGGCGATGGACGAGCTGCAGGACACCGGCGCCTTCGACGACGCCCTGTCCGACAAGGACAGCATCGACCGGGAGCTCGAGGAGGTCTCCTCGGACCGGGAGGTCGAGGCCGAGCTGGAAACGCTGAAATCGGAGGCGGGGGCCGTCGGAAACGGCGACGGCTCCGGATCGACGGAGGACGTCGAGGCCGAGCTCTCCGACCTCGAGGCGGAGGTCGAGGGGTCGGACTCCGGAGCGGCAGACACGGACACGGAAGTCGACGTGGAGACGGAGGACGTGGAGACGGAGGACGTCGAGGCGGAGAACGTCGACGCCGAAAACAGGTGA
- a CDS encoding dipeptide epimerase: MTLSTGFERVSVALEDAFTISRDTQTHAENVIVRITDDGGMTGIGGAAPAPHYGDTPETVEAVLPDLLAVVEEVGDPHALAEIETRMAETVRGNPAARTAVSIALHDLAARRLGVPLHRLWGLDPEATPQTSYTIGLDTTERVHEKTEAAVEAGYPILKIKLGTDRDRELIEAVRSAAPEATIRVDANEAWSPSETVRKSEWLAEYGVEFIEQPVPAENAEGLRVAYERSALPIAADESCVTLSDIPRIADRCDVANLKLMKTGGIREARRMIAAARAHGLEVMLGCMIETNASIAAAAQLAPLVDYADLDGSLLLASDPITGPDLTGGRIRLDADANGTGVRESDDSGRATGVRE; the protein is encoded by the coding sequence ATGACGCTGTCGACCGGCTTCGAGCGCGTCTCGGTCGCACTCGAGGACGCCTTCACGATCTCCCGTGACACGCAGACCCACGCCGAGAACGTGATCGTCAGGATCACCGACGACGGCGGGATGACCGGCATCGGCGGCGCCGCGCCCGCACCTCACTACGGCGATACGCCCGAGACCGTCGAAGCCGTGCTGCCGGACCTGCTCGCGGTCGTCGAGGAGGTCGGCGACCCGCACGCGCTCGCCGAGATCGAAACGCGGATGGCGGAGACCGTCCGGGGCAACCCCGCCGCACGAACCGCCGTCTCGATCGCGCTCCACGACCTCGCGGCCCGCCGGCTCGGCGTGCCGCTCCACCGGCTGTGGGGCCTCGACCCCGAAGCGACGCCGCAGACCTCCTACACGATCGGCCTCGACACGACCGAGCGCGTCCACGAGAAGACCGAAGCCGCCGTCGAGGCGGGCTATCCGATCCTGAAGATCAAGCTCGGCACCGACCGCGACCGCGAGCTGATCGAGGCCGTCCGCTCCGCGGCGCCCGAGGCGACGATCCGCGTCGACGCCAACGAGGCGTGGTCGCCCTCCGAGACCGTGCGGAAAAGCGAGTGGCTCGCCGAATACGGCGTCGAGTTCATCGAACAGCCGGTTCCGGCCGAGAACGCCGAGGGGTTGCGCGTCGCCTACGAGCGCTCCGCGCTGCCGATCGCCGCCGACGAGTCCTGCGTCACGCTGTCGGACATCCCGCGGATCGCCGACCGCTGTGACGTCGCGAACCTGAAGCTGATGAAGACCGGCGGCATCCGGGAGGCGCGGCGGATGATCGCCGCGGCCCGTGCGCACGGGCTCGAGGTGATGTTGGGCTGTATGATCGAGACGAACGCGTCGATCGCCGCGGCGGCACAGCTCGCGCCCCTCGTCGACTACGCCGACCTGGACGGGTCCCTGCTGCTCGCGTCGGACCCCATCACCGGACCCGACCTGACCGGCGGGCGGATTCGACTCGATGCGGACGCGAACGGGACCGGCGTTCGAGAGTCGGACGATTCGGGACGAGCGACCGGCGTCCGGGAGTAG
- a CDS encoding DUF1611 domain-containing protein, producing the protein MDHQRIAILAHEMFPDRAKTALGVMRYGDQEVAAVLDRETAGTRVHDHLVDSDAATIDDAPIAASFEDALAQTGDADGDGIDALLIGIAPIGGGLDDTWRADIRAAIEAGCDVIAGLHYFLNEDEEFAALAAEHGVDLVDVRDPHEGIGVAEGRAGEVDADVVCTVGTDCSVGKMTATMEIVAAARDRGIDAAVIPTGQTGILIEGWGNPIDRVISDFTAGAVEEMILETGDEHDLLVVEGQGSIVHPAYSAVTCGILHGSMPDALVLCHAAGREAVHGYESFDLPAIPEYVDLYENLSAPVADADVVAGALNTKDVADDEAARAAVTELSDGIQAPATDPVRFGAEAIVDAIESEVLEG; encoded by the coding sequence ATGGACCATCAGCGAATCGCGATCCTGGCCCACGAGATGTTTCCGGACCGCGCGAAGACCGCCCTCGGCGTGATGCGGTACGGGGACCAGGAGGTCGCCGCGGTGCTCGACCGCGAGACCGCCGGCACCCGCGTCCACGACCACCTCGTGGACAGCGACGCGGCCACGATCGACGACGCGCCGATCGCGGCGTCCTTCGAGGACGCCCTGGCGCAAACCGGCGACGCTGACGGCGACGGCATCGACGCCCTCCTCATCGGGATCGCGCCGATCGGCGGCGGCCTGGACGACACCTGGCGCGCGGACATCCGTGCGGCGATCGAGGCGGGCTGTGACGTGATCGCCGGGCTGCACTACTTTTTGAACGAGGACGAGGAGTTCGCCGCGCTGGCGGCCGAACACGGCGTCGACCTGGTCGACGTGCGCGACCCCCACGAGGGTATCGGCGTCGCCGAAGGGCGCGCCGGCGAGGTGGACGCGGACGTGGTCTGTACCGTCGGGACCGACTGTTCGGTCGGCAAGATGACGGCCACGATGGAGATCGTCGCGGCCGCCCGCGACCGGGGGATCGACGCCGCCGTGATCCCGACCGGCCAGACGGGGATCCTGATCGAGGGGTGGGGGAACCCGATCGACCGCGTGATCTCCGATTTCACCGCCGGCGCGGTCGAGGAGATGATCCTCGAGACGGGCGACGAACACGACCTGCTCGTCGTGGAGGGACAGGGCAGCATCGTCCACCCCGCCTACTCGGCGGTCACCTGCGGGATCCTCCACGGGTCGATGCCCGACGCGCTCGTGTTGTGTCACGCAGCCGGCCGGGAGGCGGTCCACGGCTACGAGTCGTTCGACCTGCCCGCGATCCCCGAGTACGTCGACCTCTACGAGAACCTCTCGGCCCCGGTCGCGGACGCGGACGTGGTCGCCGGCGCGCTCAACACGAAGGACGTGGCGGACGACGAGGCTGCCCGGGCGGCGGTCACCGAGCTTTCGGACGGCATCCAGGCCCCCGCGACCGACCCGGTTCGCTTCGGCGCCGAGGCGATCGTCGACGCGATCGAGTCGGAGGTCCTCGAGGGATGA
- the phoU gene encoding phosphate signaling complex protein PhoU, protein MVRKEYQTKLDELRDDVLYMSEVVAERLRLALDALEQQDGDLGEEVITGDTEVNELYLELERDCIDLIALQQPVAGDLRFIAASFKIITDLERIADLATNLGDYAGDAQQEVYPDVDIQRIGDETLEMIEAAMNAYREETAEACYDVSAMDDEVDELCEAASELVVRDLIQREQLESDDDIEATMRDVSRLLLTIRDLERVGDHAVNIAARSLYMIENDDDLLY, encoded by the coding sequence ATGGTTCGCAAGGAATACCAGACCAAACTCGACGAACTGCGCGACGACGTGCTCTATATGAGCGAGGTCGTCGCGGAGCGCCTGCGACTGGCGCTCGACGCACTCGAACAGCAGGACGGCGACCTCGGCGAGGAGGTGATCACCGGCGACACGGAGGTCAACGAGCTCTATCTCGAGCTCGAGCGGGACTGCATCGACCTCATCGCGCTCCAGCAGCCGGTGGCCGGCGATCTCCGATTCATCGCCGCATCGTTCAAGATCATCACCGACCTCGAGCGCATCGCCGACCTCGCGACTAACCTCGGCGACTACGCCGGCGACGCCCAGCAGGAGGTCTACCCTGACGTCGACATCCAGCGGATCGGCGACGAGACCCTCGAGATGATCGAGGCCGCGATGAACGCCTATCGCGAGGAGACGGCCGAGGCGTGTTATGACGTCTCGGCGATGGACGACGAGGTGGACGAGCTGTGTGAGGCCGCGAGCGAACTCGTGGTTCGTGACCTCATCCAGCGCGAGCAGCTCGAGAGCGACGACGACATCGAGGCGACGATGCGTGACGTCTCGCGGCTGTTGCTCACGATCCGCGACCTCGAGCGCGTCGGCGACCACGCCGTCAACATCGCCGCCCGGTCGCTGTACATGATCGAGAACGACGACGACCTGCTGTACTGA
- the pstB gene encoding phosphate ABC transporter ATP-binding protein PstB, producing MSDSYHIQETDADASASAGSSLNDSSPSDSPADETVRPGETEELTPTIEEIPESQSVIRSEELTVHYGDEQALQPVTVGIPEREVTAIIGPSGCGKSTYLRCLNRMNDMIDAARISGTVKFRGADVYAEDVDPVALRRKIGMVFQKPNPFPKSIYDNVAYGLKIQGFEGDMDARVEQALKDAALWGEVKDQLDSSGLDLSGGQQQRLCIARAIAPDPEVVLMDEPASALDPVATAKVEDLIADLSEQYTVIIVTHNMQQAARISDKTAVFLTGGQLVEFGNTDQIFENPENQRVEDYITGKFG from the coding sequence ATGAGCGACAGTTACCACATCCAGGAGACCGACGCCGACGCATCAGCCTCGGCCGGTTCGTCCCTGAACGATTCGTCCCCGAGCGATTCGCCCGCTGACGAGACCGTTCGACCGGGCGAGACCGAGGAACTCACCCCGACGATCGAGGAGATCCCCGAATCGCAGTCGGTGATCCGATCGGAGGAGTTGACCGTTCATTACGGCGATGAACAGGCGCTCCAGCCGGTCACGGTCGGGATCCCCGAGCGGGAAGTGACGGCGATCATCGGTCCCTCGGGTTGCGGAAAGTCGACGTATCTCCGGTGTCTCAACCGGATGAACGACATGATCGACGCCGCGAGGATCTCCGGGACCGTCAAGTTCCGCGGGGCCGACGTCTACGCCGAGGACGTCGATCCCGTCGCGCTCCGCCGGAAGATCGGGATGGTGTTCCAGAAGCCCAATCCGTTCCCGAAGTCGATCTACGACAACGTCGCCTACGGACTGAAGATCCAGGGATTCGAGGGCGACATGGATGCCCGCGTCGAGCAGGCGCTCAAGGACGCCGCGCTCTGGGGCGAGGTGAAAGACCAGCTCGACAGCTCCGGACTCGACCTCTCGGGCGGCCAGCAACAGCGGCTCTGCATCGCCCGCGCGATCGCGCCGGACCCGGAGGTCGTCCTGATGGACGAGCCGGCCTCCGCGCTCGACCCCGTCGCGACCGCGAAGGTGGAGGACCTGATCGCGGACCTCTCCGAGCAGTACACCGTGATCATCGTGACCCACAACATGCAGCAGGCGGCACGGATATCCGATAAGACCGCGGTGTTTCTCACCGGCGGCCAGCTCGTCGAGTTCGGCAACACGGATCAGATCTTCGAGAATCCCGAGAACCAGCGCGTGGAGGACTACATCACCGGCAAGTTCGGATAG
- a CDS encoding phosphate uptake regulator PhoU, producing the protein METRKVQVTGGSTYTVSIPKTWANRNDVEAGSEVEFYPDGDSLLLSPRSDEERTTGTLDISDLADRELTRAVMTMYVSGFDVIALEGSEITTEQRSTIREATQSLVGLEVLEETRDRVVVRDLLDSSELSIHNAVTRMRLISTSMLADALAALRDLDDDLARDVTRRDDDLDRLWMVVSRIFRSTLRTPKAAEELGLPREACFDYHSSARQLERIGDHATKIAHLTLNIDEPLPEDVLSAIDDLHEDAVEVIDTAMDALFEDDTEEATAMANDAREHVRDIDDRVRQIDELLRDLDPARAQLLGLVVDSVLRSADYGGNIAETALQKAAPTP; encoded by the coding sequence ATGGAAACGCGGAAGGTCCAGGTGACGGGCGGGTCGACGTATACGGTGTCGATCCCCAAGACGTGGGCGAACCGAAACGACGTCGAGGCCGGAAGCGAGGTCGAGTTCTACCCCGACGGGGACTCGCTGCTGCTCAGCCCGCGGTCGGACGAGGAGCGGACGACCGGCACCCTCGACATCAGCGACCTCGCCGACCGGGAGCTCACGCGGGCGGTGATGACGATGTACGTGAGCGGCTTCGACGTCATCGCGCTGGAGGGGTCGGAGATCACCACCGAACAGCGGTCGACCATCAGGGAGGCGACCCAGAGCCTCGTCGGCCTCGAGGTGCTCGAGGAGACCCGCGATCGGGTCGTCGTCCGGGACCTGCTCGACTCCTCGGAGCTGTCGATCCACAACGCGGTCACCCGGATGCGGCTGATCTCCACCTCGATGCTTGCGGACGCGCTCGCGGCGCTGCGGGATCTCGACGACGATCTCGCACGCGACGTGACCCGGCGTGACGACGACCTCGATCGGCTGTGGATGGTGGTTTCGCGCATCTTCCGGTCGACCCTGCGTACGCCGAAGGCGGCCGAGGAGCTCGGGTTGCCCCGCGAGGCGTGTTTCGATTACCACTCCAGCGCCCGCCAGCTCGAGCGGATCGGCGACCACGCGACGAAGATCGCCCATCTGACGCTCAACATCGACGAGCCGCTTCCCGAGGACGTCCTCTCGGCGATCGACGACCTCCACGAGGACGCCGTCGAGGTGATAGACACCGCAATGGACGCCCTCTTCGAGGACGACACCGAGGAGGCCACGGCGATGGCGAACGACGCGCGCGAACACGTTCGCGACATCGACGACCGGGTTCGGCAGATCGACGAGCTGCTCCGCGACCTCGACCCGGCGCGGGCACAGCTGCTCGGGCTCGTCGTCGACTCGGTCCTCCGGAGCGCCGATTACGGCGGCAACATCGCCGAGACGGCGCTGCAGAAGGCGGCGCCGACGCCATAG
- a CDS encoding aminotransferase class I/II-fold pyridoxal phosphate-dependent enzyme: MQIAEFGLERWFDEHEHDADIMLAESGIRSLDASRFDLDPGRLGYVIPTDGDPAFRATIAERYGRDADEVAFTCGTQEANFLTFLGLLASTDGPDPDRDRGRGSHAVVVTPTYQALSAVPEAFGEVTRVELEPPRWTLDPDAIREAIRSDTAVVVINNPNNPTGRYHGETTMREAYAIAAAHDAYLLCDEVYRLLADDPIPPVARFGPHGISTTSLTKAYGLAGLRFGWIAGPREVIEAALRWKDYTTISPSPFGQHVARQALGRREDHILTENRRLARTNREITAEWVDRHGLDWLPPVGVNGFVTVPDGFGDAMAFCRTVVSEASVVLAPGTLFGHPDRFRIGVGLPTDDLEEGLARVGRVIRDRNAGRI, translated from the coding sequence ATGCAGATCGCCGAGTTCGGCCTCGAGCGGTGGTTCGACGAGCACGAACACGACGCGGACATCATGCTCGCCGAAAGCGGGATCCGGTCGCTTGACGCCTCCCGGTTCGATCTCGATCCCGGGCGGCTGGGGTACGTCATCCCGACGGACGGCGACCCGGCCTTTCGGGCCACGATCGCCGAGAGATACGGTCGGGACGCCGACGAGGTGGCGTTTACCTGCGGCACCCAGGAGGCCAACTTCCTGACGTTTCTCGGGTTGCTGGCGTCGACCGACGGTCCGGACCCGGACCGCGACCGGGGCCGGGGCTCACACGCCGTCGTCGTGACGCCGACCTACCAGGCCCTGTCGGCGGTGCCCGAGGCGTTCGGCGAGGTAACGCGGGTGGAACTCGAGCCGCCGCGGTGGACCCTCGATCCCGACGCCATCCGCGAGGCTATTCGATCCGACACCGCCGTCGTCGTGATCAACAACCCGAACAACCCGACCGGCCGGTACCACGGCGAGACGACGATGCGGGAGGCGTACGCGATCGCCGCCGCCCACGACGCCTACCTGCTGTGCGACGAGGTCTACCGCCTGCTCGCCGACGATCCGATCCCGCCGGTGGCACGCTTCGGACCCCACGGGATCTCGACGACGAGCCTCACGAAGGCCTACGGACTGGCCGGGCTTCGGTTCGGCTGGATCGCGGGCCCGCGGGAGGTGATCGAGGCGGCCCTCCGGTGGAAGGACTACACGACCATCTCGCCGAGCCCGTTCGGACAGCACGTCGCCCGGCAGGCACTGGGCCGCCGCGAGGACCACATTCTGACCGAGAACCGCCGTCTCGCGCGAACCAACCGGGAGATCACGGCCGAGTGGGTCGACCGCCACGGCCTGGACTGGCTGCCGCCGGTCGGCGTCAACGGGTTCGTGACGGTGCCGGACGGCTTCGGCGACGCGATGGCGTTCTGTCGGACGGTCGTGTCGGAGGCGAGCGTCGTGTTGGCGCCCGGAACGCTGTTCGGCCACCCGGACCGGTTCCGGATCGGTGTCGGGCTCCCGACCGACGACCTCGAGGAGGGGCTGGCCCGCGTCGGCCGGGTGATCCGTGACCGGAACGCGGGACGGATATGA
- the map gene encoding type II methionyl aminopeptidase: protein MSDEPFDPDAIESYREAGAILAEAMNEARGMVEPGTTHLEIAEWTEDYVRDRGAGLAFPVNISVDEEASHATPAAEDETTIGEEMVCLDVGVHVDGYIADAAVTVDHTGSTELVEASEMALEAAIDEAGPGVPVGEIGQAVEDVIRGYGYTPVLNLSGHGVERYDAHTGPNVPNRGVDRSVTLEPGQAVAIEPFATDGRGKVGEGTTEEIFELERDRSVRDRRSRQALEAIREFDGLPFAARWLDVDGVEMALRRLKQRDVITGYPVLKESDGQLVSQAEHTILVTDDGVEVTTAGIHGFD from the coding sequence ATGAGCGACGAGCCGTTCGATCCGGACGCGATCGAGAGCTACCGCGAGGCGGGAGCGATCCTCGCCGAGGCGATGAACGAGGCGCGGGGGATGGTCGAGCCCGGCACGACCCACCTCGAGATCGCCGAGTGGACCGAGGACTACGTCCGGGACCGGGGCGCCGGACTGGCGTTCCCCGTCAACATCAGCGTCGACGAGGAGGCCTCCCACGCGACGCCCGCCGCCGAGGACGAGACGACGATCGGCGAGGAGATGGTGTGTCTGGACGTCGGCGTCCACGTCGACGGCTACATCGCCGACGCCGCGGTGACGGTCGACCACACCGGCTCGACGGAGCTCGTCGAGGCGTCGGAGATGGCCCTCGAGGCCGCGATCGACGAGGCGGGCCCGGGCGTCCCGGTCGGCGAGATCGGCCAGGCGGTCGAGGACGTCATCCGCGGGTACGGCTACACGCCGGTCCTGAACCTCTCGGGCCACGGCGTCGAGCGGTACGACGCCCACACCGGCCCGAACGTCCCGAACCGCGGCGTCGACCGGTCGGTCACGCTCGAACCGGGTCAGGCGGTGGCGATCGAGCCCTTCGCGACGGACGGCCGCGGCAAGGTCGGCGAGGGGACGACCGAGGAGATCTTCGAGCTCGAGCGCGACCGAAGCGTCCGTGACCGCCGTTCCCGGCAGGCGCTGGAGGCGATCCGGGAGTTCGACGGACTCCCGTTCGCCGCCAGATGGCTCGACGTCGACGGCGTCGAGATGGCGCTGCGCCGGCTCAAACAGCGGGACGTGATCACGGGCTATCCCGTTCTCAAGGAGTCCGACGGGCAGCTCGTGAGCCAGGCCGAACACACGATCCTGGTCACCGACGACGGCGTCGAGGTCACGACCGCCGGCATCCACGGGTTCGATTGA
- a CDS encoding DUF7835 family putative zinc beta-ribbon protein produces MANPAADPDADRERCADCREETHHRVRVEIRTESEDPENAAFSREPYRVAVCTRCGRETATRMNDV; encoded by the coding sequence ATGGCGAATCCCGCCGCCGATCCGGATGCCGACCGCGAGCGCTGCGCCGATTGTCGCGAGGAGACCCACCACCGCGTCCGCGTCGAGATCCGAACCGAAAGCGAGGACCCTGAGAACGCCGCCTTCTCCCGGGAGCCGTACCGCGTTGCGGTCTGTACGCGCTGTGGTCGAGAGACCGCAACCCGGATGAACGACGTCTGA
- the gatD gene encoding Glu-tRNA(Gln) amidotransferase subunit GatD — translation MNPGDRVRVERAGVTNEGVLMPSTTAEHLVVKLEGGYNVGVDRESASVDVLESDVHAVDDEPDPEAGDVSEITFDDDLPTISLISTGGTIASTVDYRTGAVTARFDAEDVLRAVPDLAGRANYRGRVVANILSENMDPDIWQELAYAVHEEIAAGADGVVVMHGTDTMQYSAAALAFTLETPVPVVFTGSQRSADRPSSDNVMNAVCAVEAAKSDCAEVLVCMHADESDDACALHRGTRVRKNHTSRRDAFETVGAKPLGEIDYEAATEAGADGAVADEAITVRREHASRGETALDIAPDLADGVELATFAPGMSPAAWEHLDDAAGVVVAGTGLGHVHTDLIPRIEALVDDGTPVVMTSQCLEGRVCDRVYDTGRDLIDAGIIEGGDMLPETALVKLMWAIANTDDVADTMRTPLAGELTAESRPWR, via the coding sequence ATGAACCCAGGGGATCGCGTCCGCGTCGAACGGGCGGGCGTCACGAACGAGGGCGTGTTGATGCCCTCCACCACGGCCGAACACCTCGTGGTCAAGCTCGAGGGCGGGTACAACGTCGGCGTCGACCGCGAGTCGGCGTCGGTCGACGTCCTCGAGTCGGACGTCCACGCCGTCGACGACGAACCGGATCCCGAGGCCGGCGACGTCTCGGAGATCACCTTCGACGACGACCTGCCGACCATCTCGCTCATCTCGACCGGCGGGACGATCGCCTCGACGGTTGATTACCGGACCGGCGCGGTGACCGCCCGGTTCGACGCCGAGGACGTCCTCCGGGCCGTCCCCGATCTGGCCGGCCGGGCGAACTACCGCGGACGGGTGGTCGCCAACATCCTCTCGGAGAACATGGACCCCGACATCTGGCAGGAGCTCGCGTACGCCGTCCACGAGGAGATCGCGGCCGGGGCCGACGGCGTCGTCGTGATGCACGGCACCGACACGATGCAGTACTCCGCGGCCGCGCTGGCGTTCACCCTCGAGACGCCGGTCCCGGTCGTGTTCACCGGCAGCCAGCGCTCGGCGGACCGACCCTCCTCCGACAACGTGATGAACGCGGTCTGTGCGGTGGAAGCAGCCAAATCGGACTGCGCGGAGGTGCTCGTCTGCATGCACGCCGACGAGTCCGACGACGCGTGTGCGCTCCACCGCGGAACGCGCGTGCGCAAGAACCACACCTCCCGGCGGGACGCCTTCGAGACGGTCGGCGCGAAACCGCTCGGGGAGATCGACTACGAGGCCGCCACCGAGGCCGGGGCGGACGGCGCGGTCGCCGACGAGGCGATCACGGTCCGGCGCGAGCACGCGAGCCGCGGGGAGACGGCGCTCGACATCGCGCCCGACCTCGCGGACGGCGTCGAACTCGCCACCTTCGCCCCGGGAATGAGCCCGGCCGCCTGGGAGCACCTGGACGACGCGGCGGGAGTCGTGGTCGCGGGCACGGGACTGGGCCACGTTCATACCGACCTCATCCCCCGGATCGAGGCGCTCGTGGACGACGGAACGCCGGTCGTGATGACGAGCCAGTGTCTCGAGGGGCGCGTCTGCGACCGCGTCTACGACACCGGCCGTGACCTGATCGATGCGGGGATCATCGAGGGCGGCGATATGCTCCCCGAGACGGCGCTGGTGAAGCTGATGTGGGCGATCGCCAACACGGACGACGTTGCCGACACGATGCGAACGCCGCTGGCGGGCGAGCTCACCGCGGAGTCGCGGCCCTGGCGATGA
- a CDS encoding universal stress protein produces the protein MTDLTDRILVPIANEADAVSTYDALSAYLDADTEIVVIHVIEKAGGGIDKAGVEQRREIAEQSFEAMRGLAEGDDVPFETEIHYGTDVAETINDAAAEHDATAIAFRSRGGGRILDFLSGSVRTKLVTDSDRPLIVLPRNGVETDAEEE, from the coding sequence ATGACCGACCTCACGGACCGCATTCTCGTCCCGATCGCGAACGAGGCCGACGCCGTCAGCACCTACGACGCCCTCTCGGCGTACCTCGACGCGGACACCGAGATCGTCGTGATCCACGTGATCGAGAAGGCCGGCGGCGGCATCGACAAGGCCGGCGTCGAGCAGCGACGCGAGATCGCCGAGCAGTCCTTCGAGGCGATGCGCGGCCTCGCAGAGGGCGACGACGTCCCGTTTGAGACCGAGATCCACTACGGGACCGACGTCGCGGAGACGATCAACGACGCCGCCGCGGAGCACGACGCGACCGCGATCGCCTTCCGATCGCGCGGGGGCGGTCGGATCCTCGATTTCCTCTCGGGGAGCGTCCGCACGAAGCTCGTAACCGATAGCGACCGCCCCCTCATCGTGCTGCCGCGAAACGGGGTCGAGACCGACGCCGAGGAGGAGTAA